Below is a genomic region from Cellulomonas sp. P24.
GGTGGCGGTGCGCCCAGTCGGCGATCCGGCTCTGCGCGACATCCAGGGCGAGGGTCGCCGAGACGGGTCCGACGTCCTTCGAGGAGTCCGAGTAGCCGAGCATGACCTCGACCCGCCGGCCGTTGGCAGCGAGCCGCTGCTGCACGATCGGCAGCTCGAGCATCGCATCGAGGATGTCGACGCTCGCCTGGAGGTCCGCGAAGGTCTCGAACAGCGGGACGGCGTCGATCACCGGCGCCTGGCTCGGGTCGGGGAAGACGAGCGACGCGAGCTCGTAGACCGCGGCCAGGTGCTCCGGGCGCTGCGTGAACGAGACGATGTAGCGGCGCGCGGCCTCGACGCCGTGACGCCGCTGTACCGCACTGATCGCCCGGAACGTGTCGAGGACCTCCTGCGTGCGCGGCTGCAGCGGGCCGTCGATGCCGTGCTCGGCGATGTCGGCGAGCGCGGCCTCGTGCACCTGGGAGTGCTGACGGATCTCGAGCTCGGCGAGGTGGAAGCCGAAGGTCTGCACCTGCCAGATGAGGCGCTGCAGGTCGCCGTACGCCGCGCGCGCGGCACCGGCCTCGACCAGCGACCGCTGGACGACCGCGAGGTCCGCCTCGAGCTGGTCGGCCCCGGTGTAGGCGAGGTCGGCGTCGCGGAGGCGGGTCGCCGCGATCCGCTCGGCGATCACGATCAGCGCCCGCCGGTGCGGCTGGCCCGGTGCGCCCTCGGTCGCCCGCGCGGTGACGACCTCGGAGAACTCGCGCTGGCGCTGCCAGAGCGCGAGCAGCTCGGCCGAGGGCGGGGTGCCGACGCCGTCGAGCGTGAGGACGTGCGCCGTGCGGCGCGCGGCCGACTCCAGCGCGGTGAGGATGTGCTCGGACGCGATGACGGCGGCCGCACGCGTGACCTCGGAGGTGACGTTCGGGTTGCCGTCGCGGTCGCCACCGATCCACGAGCCGAGGCGGACGAACGGCCGCACGATCGGCTCCCGCGCACCGGCGTGCTCACCCTGGAGCCAGTCGTCGAGGCGCCGGTAGACGGACGGGAACACGTCGAAGAACGTCGAGTCGAACACGGCCATGACGCTGTGGATCTCGTCCAGCACGGTCGGCTTCGACGCGCGCAACGGCGAGGTCCGCCACAGCACGTCGATCTCGGCCAGCAGCCGGCGCTCGTTCTCGGCGAGCGAGATGCCGCCGGCGGTCATCCCGTCCCGCTCGGCGACGAGGTCGGAGATCCGCCGGATCGAGTTGGCGACCGAACGGCGCCGCGCCTCGGTCGGGTGCGCGGTGACGACCGGACGGAACTCGAGGTTGCGCAGCCGCTCGAGGGCTGCGTCCTGACCGATCTCCTTGGCGAGCTCGACGACGGCCGACGGGAGCGAGTCGTCCGGGGCGAGCTCGTGCGGTGCGAGGACGGACTCCCGCTCACGGAGCATGCGGATGCGGTGGTACTCCTCGGCGAGGTTCGCCAGGTGGAAGTAGCACGTGAAGGCCCGTGCGACCTGCTCGGCGCGGTGCTCGGAGAAGCTCTCGACGAGGTCCTCCGCGAGCTCGAGCGCATCGGTCTCGGACTCGTCGTGCGCGCGGATCGTCAGCTCGCGCAGGCGCTCGACGTCGGCGAGGAGGTCGTCGCCGCCGGCCTCGCGGAGCACGGTGCCGAGCAGCCCGCCGAGCAGGCGGACGTCGTTGCGCAGCGGGTCAGGGACCTCATGGCGCGCAAGACCTCGGCGGACGTCCTGGGGAGAGATGTCGGCTGCCACAGGTCGAAGAGTAGGTCACGGATGTGTCAACGCAAGGTCGCGCCCAGTGGATGGGCGCTCGCCGGAGAGCGCGGCGCCAGGCGACGACGGGCGCGGCCGAGCACTGCCGGGTGGTGTCGGCCGAGGGC
It encodes:
- a CDS encoding phosphoenolpyruvate carboxylase; protein product: MAADISPQDVRRGLARHEVPDPLRNDVRLLGGLLGTVLREAGGDDLLADVERLRELTIRAHDESETDALELAEDLVESFSEHRAEQVARAFTCYFHLANLAEEYHRIRMLRERESVLAPHELAPDDSLPSAVVELAKEIGQDAALERLRNLEFRPVVTAHPTEARRRSVANSIRRISDLVAERDGMTAGGISLAENERRLLAEIDVLWRTSPLRASKPTVLDEIHSVMAVFDSTFFDVFPSVYRRLDDWLQGEHAGAREPIVRPFVRLGSWIGGDRDGNPNVTSEVTRAAAVIASEHILTALESAARRTAHVLTLDGVGTPPSAELLALWQRQREFSEVVTARATEGAPGQPHRRALIVIAERIAATRLRDADLAYTGADQLEADLAVVQRSLVEAGAARAAYGDLQRLIWQVQTFGFHLAELEIRQHSQVHEAALADIAEHGIDGPLQPRTQEVLDTFRAISAVQRRHGVEAARRYIVSFTQRPEHLAAVYELASLVFPDPSQAPVIDAVPLFETFADLQASVDILDAMLELPIVQQRLAANGRRVEVMLGYSDSSKDVGPVSATLALDVAQSRIADWAHRHHITLTLFHGRGGALGRGGGPANRALLAQPPGSVDGRFKLTEQGEVIFARYGDPVIASRHIEQVAAATLLAGAPSVEQRNAASTARFAPLAELLDRTSRDRFYSLVRAEGFPQWFAEVTPLEEIGLLPLGSRPARRGLSVESLDDLRAIPWVFSWSQARTNLAGWFGLGTALDAVGDLDELRAAYAGWPLFTTVIDNVEMSLAKTDRRIASRYLALGERQDLADLVLEEMALTRRWVLAITGSDEVLSRRRVLGRAVQLRSPYVDALSLLQLRALKRLRSGVEPDEVEGLRQLLLLSVNGVAAGLQNTG